One Maribacter cobaltidurans genomic window carries:
- a CDS encoding transglutaminase domain-containing protein, which produces MRLTLFFLFLSCAISSGQITDVKKFDFTKADSIALAHKGKSLGNLPVLTHELTADLTTDVEKFRAIFTWVCTNIENDYQSYLRTRKERNKIRKDREGFLQWNNRFTPKVFEKLVSERKTACTGYAYLINEMANLAGFQSKIINGYGRTPTLLLDLDDPPNHSWNAIKLDGQWYLCDATWSAGKVMLDDVGPRFEPDYNDVYFLPDPNLFIKNHYPLEKELSLLEEVPTLNEFMEGPVLYVEAFSYGVIPTVPQKMRLEAIRKENIGFELEVPGNFEVENLRLTLNNGGRDFEVQPKITTLAAKKVLLEYAFERTGLFDTHIKVGDNIIATYVIRVRRK; this is translated from the coding sequence ATGCGATTAACCTTATTCTTTCTTTTTCTTTCTTGTGCCATCAGTTCAGGACAAATTACGGATGTAAAAAAGTTCGATTTTACCAAGGCGGATAGCATCGCATTAGCACACAAAGGAAAAAGTTTAGGAAACTTACCGGTATTGACCCACGAGTTGACGGCAGACCTAACTACCGATGTAGAAAAGTTCAGGGCCATTTTCACGTGGGTCTGCACCAATATTGAAAACGATTACCAGTCTTACCTAAGGACCCGAAAAGAAAGAAATAAAATCCGGAAGGATAGGGAGGGTTTTTTACAGTGGAACAATCGCTTTACACCCAAGGTATTTGAAAAATTGGTTTCAGAAAGGAAAACCGCTTGCACCGGTTATGCTTATCTTATTAACGAGATGGCCAATCTGGCAGGGTTTCAAAGCAAAATTATAAACGGATATGGCAGGACCCCTACCCTACTTTTGGATTTGGACGATCCGCCCAACCATTCCTGGAACGCGATTAAATTGGACGGCCAATGGTATTTGTGCGATGCTACCTGGTCCGCAGGAAAAGTTATGCTGGATGATGTTGGACCAAGATTTGAACCGGATTACAACGATGTTTATTTTCTGCCCGATCCCAATCTGTTCATAAAAAATCATTATCCGTTGGAAAAGGAGCTTTCACTTTTAGAAGAAGTTCCAACTTTGAATGAATTTATGGAAGGTCCAGTATTATATGTGGAAGCCTTTTCCTATGGTGTTATCCCTACCGTACCCCAAAAGATGCGTTTGGAAGCCATTCGTAAAGAAAACATTGGATTCGAATTGGAGGTCCCAGGCAATTTTGAAGTTGAAAACCTTAGGTTGACATTGAACAATGGAGGTCGGGATTTTGAGGTTCAGCCTAAAATTACTACACTGGCAGCCAAAAAGGTACTCCTGGAATATGCATTCGAGAGAACAGGTCTATTTGATACGCATATTAAGGTAGGTGATAACATTATTGCGACTTATGTGATTCGGGTCAGAAGGAAATGA
- a CDS encoding LytR/AlgR family response regulator transcription factor codes for MSQIKAVIVEDSRLARNELKELIKGYSQIEIIGEAENVDDGFKLINENNPDLLFLDINMPEKDGFQLLEMLDEVPITIFTTAFDEYAIKSFEYNALDYLLKPISPKRFSAAIEKVEEKLAKDKNEVASENNQRLTGNSQIFIKDGEKCWLIKVGDISHFEIVGNYTRVFFQDEKPMLYKSLNQVEEKLPEKYFFRANRQQIINTNFITNVVPWFNGKLKLTMANGEEVEVSRRQSYLFKDKMSL; via the coding sequence ATGAGTCAAATAAAAGCAGTTATAGTAGAGGATTCCAGATTGGCTCGAAATGAGTTAAAGGAGCTTATTAAGGGCTATTCCCAGATAGAAATTATAGGCGAAGCCGAAAATGTAGATGATGGTTTTAAGTTAATAAACGAGAATAATCCGGATTTACTTTTTCTGGACATTAACATGCCCGAAAAGGATGGTTTTCAGTTGTTGGAAATGTTGGATGAGGTTCCCATTACCATTTTTACGACGGCCTTTGACGAATATGCCATTAAGTCTTTTGAGTATAATGCACTGGATTATCTGTTAAAACCCATTAGCCCAAAACGGTTTTCAGCTGCTATTGAAAAAGTAGAGGAAAAACTGGCTAAAGATAAAAACGAGGTTGCTTCAGAGAACAACCAAAGGCTAACCGGAAATAGTCAGATTTTTATTAAGGACGGCGAAAAGTGCTGGCTCATAAAAGTAGGGGACATTTCCCATTTTGAGATTGTGGGTAACTATACCCGCGTATTTTTTCAGGACGAAAAGCCCATGCTGTACAAGTCCTTGAACCAAGTTGAGGAGAAGTTGCCGGAGAAATATTTTTTCAGGGCCAATCGTCAGCAAATCATAAACACGAATTTTATTACCAATGTAGTGCCCTGGTTCAATGGAAAATTAAAGCTGACCATGGCCAATGGAGAAGAAGTAGAAGTTTCCAGAAGGCAATCCTATCTTTTTAAGGATAAGATGAGCTTATAG
- a CDS encoding sensor histidine kinase — translation MTAFIKKHRWSISFWLVQIMSWGGLVFIAYAFTPDADGYKESYTFKYGLLSTFLIGVLSTSLLRFYLKRIINFDSFETSQIIKILIGIAVAALIYFGLSYGSGYCMGKFGEEDVKVPEMYKEFGLGLMLINSFVTIFGWTIFYLSVKIVAKLNANRVERAELNATLRQAQLNTLKGQINPHFMFNSLNNIRGLMLEDVERSRDMLTKLSEMLRYSLTKNNVNAIRLEEELEMVENYIALSKIQFEDRLSFIKEVKEETLDIKIPPMIIQLLVENAAKHGISNLKAGGTIKLITDVDRENLIIQVINTGSLQIAQDSTQLGLKNIQQRLRLLYGNQASFDIKEVDNEVVASINIPLS, via the coding sequence ATGACAGCCTTCATAAAAAAGCATAGATGGTCAATTTCATTTTGGTTGGTCCAAATCATGTCCTGGGGAGGATTGGTGTTCATTGCCTATGCTTTTACACCGGATGCCGATGGATATAAGGAATCATACACTTTTAAGTATGGTCTTTTGTCCACCTTTTTAATAGGCGTACTATCCACAAGTCTTTTACGGTTTTACCTTAAAAGAATCATCAATTTTGATTCCTTTGAGACTAGCCAGATTATTAAAATTCTTATTGGAATTGCAGTGGCGGCACTGATTTACTTTGGTTTGTCCTATGGTTCGGGATATTGTATGGGGAAATTTGGGGAAGAGGATGTGAAAGTGCCCGAAATGTATAAGGAATTTGGTTTGGGATTGATGTTGATTAATTCCTTTGTAACCATTTTTGGATGGACCATTTTTTATTTATCCGTAAAGATTGTAGCAAAGTTGAACGCAAATAGGGTAGAACGTGCCGAACTTAATGCCACGCTAAGACAAGCCCAATTGAACACTTTAAAAGGACAAATTAACCCACATTTCATGTTCAATAGCCTGAATAATATCCGTGGGCTGATGTTGGAGGACGTGGAGAGATCCCGGGATATGCTGACCAAACTTTCCGAGATGCTAAGATATTCGTTGACAAAGAATAATGTAAATGCCATAAGACTGGAGGAAGAATTGGAAATGGTGGAAAATTACATAGCGCTCTCCAAGATTCAATTTGAAGATAGATTGTCGTTTATTAAAGAAGTCAAAGAAGAAACGTTGGACATAAAGATTCCTCCAATGATCATTCAACTCTTGGTTGAGAATGCGGCTAAGCATGGAATTTCCAACCTCAAAGCTGGGGGAACCATAAAACTGATTACCGATGTTGACCGAGAAAATTTGATTATCCAGGTCATCAATACCGGAAGTCTACAAATTGCCCAGGATTCCACTCAATTAGGACTTAAGAACATACAACAACGGTTGCGATTGTTATATGGAAACCAGGCTTCTTTTGATATAAAGGAGGTGGATAATGAAGTTGTAGCCTCCATTAACATACCCTTGTCATGA
- a CDS encoding DUF4136 domain-containing protein — protein sequence MKYLKILWIILLLSSCGTIKVDYDYEKETDFTAYNTYNYIADLQTGLSELDENRFFRAMDITLQAKGLKFSEEPDLLIDVNSMVYETQSGNTVGVGLGGGGGAIGGGVSIGIPVGSPKLTREIVLDFLDAKKDILVWQAIGKAPFREGEPPAVKEENLQEMVNKIFEKYPPKS from the coding sequence ATGAAATATTTGAAAATACTCTGGATCATTTTGCTTCTCTCTTCCTGTGGTACCATAAAGGTTGACTATGACTATGAAAAGGAAACAGATTTCACCGCTTACAATACATATAATTATATAGCAGATCTACAGACGGGTTTGAGCGAATTGGATGAAAACCGATTCTTTAGGGCTATGGATATAACACTGCAGGCCAAGGGATTAAAATTTTCTGAAGAACCGGATTTGCTTATTGATGTAAACAGTATGGTTTACGAAACCCAGTCGGGCAATACGGTAGGTGTTGGCCTTGGTGGAGGTGGAGGCGCAATAGGTGGCGGGGTATCCATTGGAATTCCCGTGGGTAGTCCAAAACTAACTAGGGAAATAGTGCTTGATTTCTTAGATGCCAAAAAGGATATTCTCGTTTGGCAGGCCATTGGAAAGGCTCCCTTTAGGGAAGGGGAACCACCTGCCGTGAAAGAGGAAAACTTGCAAGAAATGGTCAACAAAATATTTGAAAAATACCCTCCAAAATCTTAA
- a CDS encoding ion transporter — MKRYLKNIVELNDNPKSRFFAYFIQILIFVSIVSFSFETVPDLEPKTRSFLRVIEIFSVIVFTLEYLLRIYVADNRAKFIFSFYGIIDFLAILPFYLSLGIDLRSLRALRFLRLFRMLKLMRYNRAIKHFTKAIVMAKEEILLFLFVTLILIYFSAVGIYYFENQAQPEHFSSIFDSLWWAIITLTTVGYGDVYPITVGGRIFTFFILMIGLGIVAIPTGIISSALTKSVDKKEEE, encoded by the coding sequence ATGAAACGGTATCTAAAAAATATTGTTGAGTTAAATGATAATCCAAAGAGTAGGTTTTTTGCCTATTTTATTCAAATTTTAATTTTTGTTTCCATTGTCTCCTTTTCCTTTGAGACCGTTCCGGACTTAGAACCTAAAACGAGAAGTTTTCTTCGGGTAATAGAAATATTCTCTGTGATTGTATTTACTTTGGAATATTTGCTTCGCATTTATGTTGCGGATAATAGGGCCAAATTCATTTTTAGTTTCTACGGTATCATAGACTTTTTGGCCATCCTCCCCTTTTATCTATCCTTGGGCATTGATTTAAGGTCTTTACGGGCATTGCGATTTTTGCGACTTTTTAGAATGTTAAAGCTTATGCGCTATAATAGGGCCATTAAACATTTTACTAAGGCCATTGTGATGGCCAAAGAGGAAATCCTTTTATTTCTTTTCGTCACCCTTATTCTAATTTATTTTTCCGCAGTTGGCATCTATTATTTTGAAAACCAGGCACAACCGGAGCATTTCTCTTCCATTTTCGATAGTTTATGGTGGGCCATTATTACTTTGACAACCGTAGGTTATGGTGATGTTTATCCCATAACGGTAGGTGGAAGAATATTTACTTTCTTCATTTTAATGATCGGATTGGGAATTGTAGCGATTCCAACGGGTATCATTTCATCTGCCCTAACAAAAAGTGTGGATAAGAAAGAGGAGGAATGA
- the obgE gene encoding GTPase ObgE, whose protein sequence is MTEGNFVDYVKVHLASGNGGKGSMHLHREKYVAKGGPDGGDGGRGGHVIIRGNQNLWTLVNFKFKKHFKAGHGEHGSKNRSTGADGTDVYLDVPLGTVVKDPETDEVLFEITEHGEEKIALEGGMGGLGNWHFKTSTNQTPRYAQPGIPGQEGYFLLELKILADVGLVGFPNAGKSTLLSVITSAKPKIADYEFTTLKPNLGIVEYRDFQSFVMADIPGIIEGAAEGKGLGHYFLRHIERNATLLFLIPADSKDISQEYAILLDELKRYNPELLDKERLIAISKCDMLDDELMDEMKIELDKDFQGTPYMFISSVAQMGITELKDKLWQMLND, encoded by the coding sequence ATGACCGAAGGCAATTTTGTAGACTACGTTAAGGTTCACCTGGCCTCAGGAAACGGAGGAAAGGGATCTATGCACCTTCACCGTGAAAAATACGTAGCTAAAGGTGGCCCAGATGGTGGAGATGGGGGCCGTGGTGGTCATGTAATCATCAGGGGCAACCAGAATCTTTGGACTTTGGTGAATTTCAAGTTCAAAAAGCATTTCAAGGCCGGTCATGGAGAGCATGGAAGTAAAAACAGGAGTACCGGTGCAGATGGTACAGATGTATATTTGGACGTGCCCTTGGGAACTGTTGTAAAGGACCCAGAAACTGACGAGGTCCTGTTTGAGATAACGGAGCATGGAGAGGAAAAAATAGCATTGGAGGGAGGCATGGGCGGACTCGGAAACTGGCATTTTAAGACCTCCACAAATCAAACTCCAAGATATGCCCAGCCAGGGATTCCCGGGCAGGAGGGATATTTTCTATTGGAGTTAAAGATTCTGGCCGATGTAGGGCTTGTAGGTTTTCCCAATGCCGGAAAATCTACCTTACTTTCCGTGATAACTTCAGCAAAGCCCAAGATTGCCGATTATGAATTTACGACCCTAAAGCCCAACTTGGGAATCGTGGAATATAGGGATTTTCAAAGTTTTGTCATGGCGGATATCCCGGGTATAATCGAAGGGGCGGCCGAAGGAAAGGGTTTGGGCCATTATTTCTTGAGACATATAGAGCGAAATGCCACCTTATTGTTTTTGATTCCTGCCGATAGCAAGGACATTAGTCAGGAGTACGCTATCCTGTTGGATGAGCTAAAGCGTTATAACCCTGAGTTGTTGGACAAAGAACGTCTGATTGCCATTTCCAAATGTGATATGTTGGACGATGAATTGATGGATGAAATGAAAATAGAGCTGGATAAGGATTTCCAGGGAACTCCCTATATGTTTATATCGTCCGTGGCACAAATGGGAATAACCGAACTTAAGGACAAACTTTGGCAAATGTTGAATGACTAA